The Streptomyces sp. NBC_01275 genome has a segment encoding these proteins:
- a CDS encoding alpha/beta fold hydrolase — MPFFTAPDGTRLAYHVRGEGEPLVVLPGGPMRASVHLGDLGGLAAHRRLILLDLRGTGDSALPADPATYRCDRQVDDVEALRVHLGLERVDVLAHSAGGSLAMLYAGRYPHRVGRLALITVIPWALGRSATVADRLTAARLRADEPWFATAYPAFEAWLTGEGEGESEGDAGSDSDADDWTGFGGFFYGRWDDTARAHLAAADEQTNPEGGERFHDPAGYDPPALRAALAEVTAPVLVLAGEVDGGPRPELARLVADAFPNAEFAVQPGAGHYPWRDDPGWFVRRVEGFLG; from the coding sequence ATGCCGTTCTTCACCGCGCCCGACGGAACCCGACTCGCCTACCACGTGCGGGGCGAGGGCGAGCCGCTCGTCGTCCTGCCCGGCGGGCCCATGCGGGCCTCCGTCCATCTCGGCGACCTCGGAGGCCTCGCCGCCCACCGCCGGCTGATCCTCCTGGACCTGCGCGGCACCGGCGACTCCGCACTTCCGGCGGATCCGGCGACGTACCGCTGCGACCGGCAGGTCGACGACGTCGAGGCGCTGCGCGTCCACCTGGGTCTGGAGCGCGTCGACGTGCTCGCGCACTCGGCGGGCGGCAGCCTGGCGATGCTGTACGCGGGCCGGTACCCGCACCGGGTGGGCCGGCTCGCGCTGATCACCGTGATCCCGTGGGCCCTGGGCCGGTCGGCCACCGTCGCGGACCGGCTGACGGCGGCGCGGCTGCGCGCGGACGAGCCGTGGTTCGCGACGGCGTACCCGGCGTTCGAGGCGTGGCTGACGGGTGAGGGTGAGGGTGAGAGCGAGGGGGACGCCGGGTCCGATTCCGACGCCGACGACTGGACGGGTTTCGGCGGGTTCTTCTACGGCCGCTGGGACGACACCGCTCGCGCGCACCTGGCCGCCGCGGACGAGCAGACCAACCCCGAGGGGGGCGAGCGTTTCCACGACCCGGCCGGCTACGACCCGCCCGCGCTGCGCGCCGCCCTCGCGGAGGTGACCGCCCCGGTCCTCGTGCTCGCCGGGGAGGTGGACGGCGGTCCCCGGCCCGAGCTCGCCCGGCTGGTCGCCGACGCCTTCCCGAACGCCGAGTTCGCCGTGCAGCCCGGCGCGGGGCACTACCCGTGGCGGGACGACCCGGGGTGGTTCGTCCGCCGTGTTGAGGGCTTTCTCGGGTAG
- a CDS encoding acyl-CoA synthetase: MTTTPPAGFWAQAAEHPDRTVLIAPDGEEWTAGRLHAAANRLVHGLRAAGMERGDAFAVVLPNSAEFFTAHLAATQAGFYLVPVNHHLVGPEIAWIVSDSGAKVLLAHERYGDQASRAADEAGLPATHRYAVGTIEGFRPYAELLDGQPESAPADRTLGWVMNYTSGTTGRPRGIRRPLPGKLPEEAYLGGFLGIFGVRPFDDNVHLVCSPLYHTAVLQFAGASLHIGHQLVLMDKWTPEEMLRLIDAHRCTHTHMVPTQFHRLLALPEDVRARYDVSAMRHAIHGAAPCPDHVKRAMIDWWGDCVEEYYAASEGGGAFATAEDWLKKPGTVGKAWPISELAIFDDDGNRLPPGELGTVYMKMTTGGFAYHKDEAKTQKNRIGDFFTVGDLGVLDEDGYLFLRDRKIDMIISGGVNIYPAEIESALLAHPAVADAAAFGIPHDDWGEEVKAVVEPAAGQEPGPALAAALLAHCADRLAGYKRPKSIDFIAEMPRDPNGKLYKRRLREPYWEGRTRPV; this comes from the coding sequence GTGACGACCACACCCCCCGCGGGCTTCTGGGCCCAGGCTGCCGAGCACCCCGACCGCACGGTCCTGATCGCGCCCGACGGCGAGGAGTGGACCGCCGGACGCCTGCACGCCGCCGCGAACCGGCTGGTCCACGGGCTGCGCGCGGCCGGGATGGAACGCGGCGACGCGTTCGCCGTCGTCCTGCCCAACTCGGCCGAGTTCTTCACCGCCCACCTCGCCGCGACCCAGGCCGGCTTCTACCTCGTCCCCGTCAACCACCACCTGGTGGGCCCCGAGATCGCCTGGATCGTCTCCGACTCCGGCGCCAAGGTGCTGCTCGCGCACGAGCGTTACGGCGACCAGGCGTCCCGCGCGGCCGACGAGGCCGGACTCCCCGCCACCCACCGGTACGCCGTCGGGACGATCGAGGGCTTCCGGCCGTACGCCGAACTCCTCGACGGACAGCCGGAGTCGGCGCCCGCCGACCGTACCCTCGGCTGGGTCATGAACTACACCTCGGGCACCACGGGCCGCCCGCGCGGCATCCGGCGCCCGCTGCCCGGCAAGCTCCCCGAAGAGGCGTACCTCGGCGGCTTCCTCGGCATCTTCGGCGTGCGGCCGTTCGACGACAACGTGCACCTGGTCTGCTCGCCGCTCTACCACACCGCCGTGCTCCAGTTCGCGGGCGCGTCCCTGCACATCGGCCACCAGCTCGTCCTGATGGACAAGTGGACGCCCGAGGAGATGCTCCGCCTCATCGACGCCCACCGCTGTACGCACACCCACATGGTCCCGACCCAGTTCCACCGCCTGCTGGCCCTCCCCGAGGACGTACGGGCGCGCTACGACGTCTCGGCCATGCGGCACGCCATCCACGGCGCCGCCCCCTGCCCCGACCACGTCAAGCGGGCGATGATCGACTGGTGGGGCGACTGCGTGGAGGAGTACTACGCGGCCAGCGAGGGCGGCGGGGCGTTCGCGACGGCCGAGGACTGGCTGAAGAAGCCCGGCACGGTCGGCAAGGCCTGGCCCATCAGCGAACTGGCGATCTTCGACGACGACGGCAACCGCCTCCCGCCCGGCGAACTCGGCACCGTGTACATGAAGATGACCACCGGCGGCTTCGCCTACCACAAGGACGAGGCGAAGACGCAGAAGAACCGCATCGGCGACTTCTTCACCGTCGGCGACCTGGGCGTGCTCGACGAGGACGGCTATCTGTTCCTGCGCGACCGCAAGATCGACATGATCATCTCGGGCGGGGTGAACATCTATCCGGCGGAGATCGAGTCCGCCCTGCTCGCCCATCCCGCCGTCGCCGACGCCGCCGCCTTCGGGATCCCGCACGACGACTGGGGCGAGGAGGTCAAGGCGGTCGTCGAACCGGCCGCCGGGCAGGAGCCGGGACCCGCCCTCGCCGCCGCCCTTCTCGCCCACTGCGCCGACCGCCTGGCCGGCTACAAGCGCCCCAAGAGCATCGACTTCATCGCCGAGATGCCCCGCGACCCCAACGGCAAGCTGTACAAGCGACGGCTGCGGGAGCCGTACTGGGAGGGCCGCACCCGCCCGGTGTGA
- a CDS encoding acyl-CoA synthetase, with protein sequence MEYNLADLFESVVDVAADREALVFVDHPGTGAERRLAYAELDAAANRLGHHLLDSGIRPGEHVGLHLYNGVEYLQTVLGCLKARIVPVNVNYRYVEDELVYLYRDADLVGLVFDAEFTDRVAAALPQAPALRHLVRVGPVDDGQPLGPTGDGKPRGDGVTAFADAEAGGSPERGFPQRSGDDQFIIYTGGTTGMPKGVMWRQEDLFFSGLGGGAPTGEPVSKPEELAERVAAGGSGITFFPTPPLMHGTSTLTAFIGFNFGQRVVLHRKFVPEEVLRTVEKEKVNAISLVGDAMLRPLIDALEGPLKGTDCSTLFSVSSSGAIMSDTVRRQFAALLPNAMLLNNFGSSESGFNGTATADSGPERGFRIRVNSRTQVVDPATYEPIAVGEVGRVAQHGHVPLGYYNDPVKSAETFFEKDGVRWVLLGDMATVDEDGVVTVLGRGSQCINTGGEKVYPEEVEQALKSHPDVYDALVAGVPDATWGNHVAAVVQLRTGAPHPSLTEIQTHCRARLAGYKIPRQLVISESIHRSPSGKADYRWAREIAVAEDR encoded by the coding sequence GTGGAGTACAACCTTGCCGACCTGTTCGAGTCGGTCGTCGATGTGGCGGCGGACCGCGAGGCACTCGTGTTCGTCGACCATCCCGGCACGGGTGCGGAGCGCCGGCTGGCCTACGCGGAGCTGGACGCGGCGGCCAACCGCCTCGGCCACCACCTCCTGGACAGCGGGATCCGGCCGGGCGAGCACGTCGGCCTCCACCTCTACAACGGCGTCGAGTACCTACAGACGGTGCTCGGCTGCCTCAAGGCCCGGATCGTGCCGGTGAACGTCAACTACCGCTATGTGGAAGACGAGTTGGTCTACCTCTACCGGGACGCCGACCTGGTCGGGCTGGTCTTCGACGCGGAGTTCACCGACCGGGTGGCGGCGGCCCTGCCACAGGCCCCGGCGCTCCGCCATCTCGTGCGCGTCGGACCGGTGGACGACGGGCAGCCGCTCGGACCGACGGGCGACGGGAAGCCGCGGGGCGACGGTGTCACCGCCTTCGCGGACGCCGAGGCGGGCGGATCGCCGGAGCGTGGGTTCCCGCAACGCTCCGGCGACGACCAGTTCATCATCTACACCGGCGGCACGACGGGCATGCCCAAGGGTGTGATGTGGCGTCAAGAGGACCTGTTCTTCTCGGGGTTGGGAGGCGGGGCACCCACCGGGGAGCCGGTGAGCAAGCCCGAGGAGCTCGCCGAGCGGGTCGCGGCGGGCGGCTCGGGGATCACCTTCTTCCCCACTCCCCCGCTGATGCACGGCACCTCGACCCTCACCGCCTTCATCGGCTTCAACTTCGGCCAACGGGTCGTCCTGCACCGGAAGTTCGTGCCCGAGGAGGTGCTGCGGACCGTCGAGAAGGAGAAGGTCAACGCGATCTCCCTGGTGGGCGACGCGATGCTGCGGCCGCTGATCGACGCGCTCGAAGGCCCACTGAAGGGCACGGACTGCTCGACGCTGTTCAGCGTGTCCTCGTCCGGGGCGATCATGTCGGACACGGTCCGCCGCCAGTTCGCGGCGCTGCTGCCGAACGCGATGCTGCTGAACAACTTCGGCTCCTCCGAGTCCGGCTTCAACGGCACGGCCACGGCGGACTCGGGCCCCGAGCGCGGCTTCCGCATCCGGGTGAACTCCCGTACCCAGGTGGTCGATCCGGCGACGTACGAGCCGATCGCCGTGGGCGAGGTGGGCCGGGTCGCCCAGCACGGCCATGTGCCGCTCGGCTACTACAACGACCCGGTGAAATCGGCCGAGACGTTCTTCGAGAAGGACGGCGTGCGCTGGGTGCTGCTCGGGGACATGGCGACGGTCGACGAGGACGGCGTGGTCACCGTCCTCGGCCGGGGCTCGCAGTGCATCAACACCGGGGGCGAGAAGGTGTACCCGGAGGAGGTCGAGCAGGCGCTGAAGTCGCACCCCGACGTGTACGACGCCCTGGTGGCCGGCGTCCCGGACGCCACGTGGGGCAACCATGTCGCGGCGGTGGTGCAGCTCCGCACAGGAGCCCCGCACCCCTCCCTCACCGAGATCCAGACCCACTGCCGCGCCCGCCTCGCCGGCTACAAGATCCCCCGCCAGCTGGTCATCTCCGAGTCCATCCACCGCTCGCCCAGCGGGAAGGCGGACTACCGGTGGGCGCGGGAGATCGCGGTGGCCGAGGACCGGTGA
- a CDS encoding crotonase/enoyl-CoA hydratase family protein, with protein sequence MGGTEHLTVHREGATLVLTLNRPEAKNALSLGMLVGLYDGWIEADEDDSVRSVVFTGAGGSFCAGMDLKALAGKGMEGEQYRDRLKADPDLHWKAMLRHHRPRKPVIAAVEGHCVAGGTEMLQGTDIRVAGESASFGLFEVRRGLFPIGGSTVRLQRQIPRTHALEMLLTGRSYSAREAADIGLIGHVVPDGTALEKALEIAERVNACGPLAVEAVKASVYETAELTETDGLAAELARGWPVFDTADAKEGARAFAEKRPPLYKRA encoded by the coding sequence ATGGGCGGAACGGAACACCTCACCGTGCACCGCGAGGGCGCCACCCTGGTGCTCACGCTCAACAGGCCCGAGGCGAAGAACGCGCTCTCGCTGGGCATGCTCGTCGGTCTGTACGACGGCTGGATCGAGGCCGACGAGGACGACTCGGTCCGCTCGGTCGTGTTCACCGGCGCCGGCGGCTCGTTCTGCGCCGGCATGGACCTCAAGGCCCTCGCCGGAAAGGGCATGGAGGGCGAGCAGTACCGCGACCGGCTCAAGGCCGATCCGGACCTGCACTGGAAGGCGATGCTGCGCCATCACCGCCCCCGCAAGCCGGTGATCGCCGCCGTCGAGGGCCACTGTGTGGCGGGCGGCACCGAGATGCTCCAGGGCACCGACATCCGCGTCGCGGGCGAGTCCGCGTCGTTCGGCCTCTTCGAGGTCAGACGCGGTCTGTTCCCGATCGGCGGCTCCACGGTCCGCCTGCAGCGCCAGATCCCGCGCACCCACGCCCTGGAGATGCTGCTCACCGGACGGTCGTACAGCGCGCGGGAGGCCGCGGACATCGGGCTGATCGGACACGTCGTCCCGGACGGCACGGCCCTGGAGAAGGCCCTGGAGATCGCCGAACGCGTCAACGCCTGCGGGCCGTTGGCCGTCGAGGCCGTCAAGGCGTCGGTGTACGAGACCGCCGAGCTGACCGAGACCGACGGCCTCGCCGCCGAACTCGCCCGCGGCTGGCCCGTCTTCGACACCGCCGACGCCAAGGAGGGAGCCCGGGCCTTCGCGGAGAAGCGGCCGCCCCTCTACAAGCGAGCGTGA
- the paaK gene encoding phenylacetate--CoA ligase PaaK has translation MTDARGLLDEGERLDVDALRALQLERLRASLRHAYAHVPFYRDAFDKAGVHPDDCRDLADLSRFPFTVKADLRAHYPYGMFAVPRDRIRRLHASSGTTGRPTVVGYTDGDLSLWADMVARSIRAAGGRPGDTVHVAYGYGLFTGGLGAHYGAERLGCTVIPASGGMTSRQVQLIQDLRPGVIMVTPSYMLTLLDEFERQGVDPRSTSLRVGIFGAEPWTERMRQEIEERFAIDAVDIYGLSEVIGPGVAQECVETKDGLHIWEDHFYPEVVDPITGEVLPEGEEGELVFTSLTKEAMPIVRYRTRDLTRLLPGTARVFRRMRKVTGRSDDLVILRGVNLFPTQIEEIVLRTPAVAPHFQLRLTREGRLDALTVRAEARAGATPEDRDTAARAIAAAVKDGIGVSVAVEIVDPESLERSVGKIRRIVDLRPK, from the coding sequence ATGACGGATGCGAGGGGCCTGCTGGACGAGGGCGAGCGTCTCGACGTGGACGCCCTGCGGGCGCTCCAACTGGAGCGGCTGCGAGCCTCGTTGCGGCACGCGTACGCCCATGTGCCCTTCTACCGCGACGCGTTCGACAAGGCCGGGGTCCACCCCGACGACTGCCGCGACCTCGCCGACCTGTCCCGCTTCCCCTTCACCGTCAAGGCGGACCTGCGCGCGCACTATCCGTACGGCATGTTCGCCGTGCCCCGCGACCGCATCCGCCGGCTGCACGCCTCCAGCGGCACGACCGGCCGCCCCACGGTCGTCGGCTACACGGACGGCGACCTCTCCCTGTGGGCGGACATGGTGGCCCGTTCGATCCGCGCGGCGGGCGGCCGACCGGGCGACACGGTCCATGTGGCCTACGGCTACGGCCTGTTCACCGGCGGCCTGGGCGCCCACTACGGCGCCGAACGCCTCGGCTGTACGGTGATCCCCGCGTCCGGCGGCATGACGTCCCGTCAGGTCCAGCTGATCCAGGACCTGAGGCCCGGGGTCATCATGGTGACGCCCTCCTACATGCTCACCCTGCTCGACGAGTTCGAGCGGCAGGGCGTCGACCCGCGCTCCACCTCCCTGCGGGTGGGGATCTTCGGCGCCGAGCCGTGGACGGAGCGGATGCGTCAGGAGATCGAGGAGCGGTTCGCGATCGACGCGGTCGACATCTACGGGCTGTCGGAGGTGATCGGCCCGGGGGTGGCGCAGGAGTGCGTGGAGACCAAGGACGGGCTGCACATCTGGGAGGACCACTTCTATCCGGAGGTCGTCGACCCGATCACCGGGGAGGTCCTTCCGGAGGGCGAGGAGGGGGAGCTGGTCTTCACCTCGCTCACCAAGGAGGCCATGCCGATCGTCCGCTACCGGACGCGTGACCTCACGCGGCTGCTGCCGGGCACGGCACGGGTCTTCCGGCGGATGCGGAAGGTGACGGGCCGCAGCGACGACCTGGTCATCCTGCGCGGGGTGAACCTCTTCCCCACCCAGATCGAGGAGATCGTCCTGCGCACCCCGGCCGTCGCCCCGCACTTCCAGCTCCGGCTGACCCGCGAGGGCCGCCTCGACGCCCTCACGGTCCGCGCGGAGGCCCGCGCCGGCGCCACGCCCGAGGACCGCGACACGGCCGCACGCGCCATCGCGGCGGCCGTGAAGGACGGCATCGGCGTGTCGGTCGCCGTCGAGATCGTCGACCCGGAGTCGCTGGAGCGCTCGGTGGGCAAGATCAGGCGGATCGTGGACCTACGGCCGAAGTAG
- a CDS encoding acyl-CoA synthetase, whose product MTPGHGSTVDGVLRRSARRTPARVAVEYRDRTWTYEELDEAVSRAAGVLLGQGLAPGDRVGAYGHNSDAYLIAFLACARAGLVHVPVNQHLTGDDLAYLVDQSGSTLVLTDPDLAARLPDGVRALPLRDADDSLLALLAAAPPYDGPEPRSEDLVQLLYTSGTTALPKGAMMTHRSLVHEYLSAITALDLSAGDRPAHSLPLYHSAQLHVFLLPYLAVGATNVILDAPDGDLLLDLIEEGRVDSLFAPPTVWIGLAGRPDFETRDLSGLRKAYYGASIMPVPVLERLRARLPKLGFYNCFGQSEIGPLATVLAPDEHKGRMDSCGRTVLFVDARVVDENGKDVPDGTAGEIVYRSPQLCEGYWDKPEETAEAFRDGWFHSGDLAVRDAHGYFTIVDRVKDVINSGGVLVASRQVEDALYTHEAVAEVAVIGLPDEKWIEAVTAVVVRREGAGEVQEDELIAHAREKLASFKAPKRVVFVDALPRNASGKILKRELRDRFGGLLRP is encoded by the coding sequence ATGACGCCCGGACACGGCAGTACCGTCGACGGGGTGCTGCGGCGCAGTGCGCGGCGCACCCCGGCGCGCGTCGCGGTGGAGTACCGCGACCGCACCTGGACCTACGAAGAACTCGACGAGGCGGTCTCCCGCGCGGCCGGCGTCCTGCTCGGCCAGGGGCTCGCCCCCGGCGACCGGGTCGGCGCCTACGGCCACAACTCCGACGCCTACCTCATCGCCTTCCTCGCCTGCGCCCGCGCCGGCCTGGTGCACGTCCCCGTGAACCAGCACCTCACCGGCGACGACCTCGCCTATCTCGTCGACCAGTCGGGGAGCACCCTGGTCCTGACCGACCCGGACCTCGCCGCCCGACTCCCGGACGGCGTAAGGGCGTTGCCGCTGCGCGACGCCGACGACTCGCTCCTCGCCCTGCTGGCCGCCGCCCCGCCGTACGACGGTCCCGAGCCGCGCTCCGAGGACCTGGTGCAGCTGCTGTACACCTCGGGCACGACGGCCCTGCCCAAGGGCGCGATGATGACCCACCGCTCCCTGGTGCACGAGTACCTGAGCGCGATCACCGCCCTGGACCTGAGCGCCGGCGACCGCCCCGCGCACTCCCTCCCGCTGTACCACTCGGCGCAGCTGCACGTGTTCCTGCTGCCCTACCTCGCGGTCGGCGCCACGAACGTCATCCTCGACGCCCCCGACGGCGACCTGCTCCTCGACCTGATCGAGGAGGGCCGCGTGGACAGCCTCTTCGCCCCGCCCACCGTGTGGATCGGCCTCGCGGGCCGCCCCGACTTCGAGACGCGCGACCTCAGCGGGCTGCGCAAGGCGTACTACGGGGCGTCCATCATGCCGGTGCCCGTCCTCGAACGGCTGCGCGCCCGTCTGCCGAAGCTCGGCTTCTACAACTGCTTCGGCCAGAGCGAGATCGGCCCGCTCGCCACCGTCCTCGCCCCCGACGAGCACAAGGGCCGCATGGACTCCTGTGGACGGACCGTCCTGTTCGTGGACGCGCGGGTCGTCGACGAGAACGGCAAGGACGTCCCCGACGGGACCGCCGGCGAGATCGTCTACCGCTCCCCGCAGTTGTGCGAGGGCTACTGGGACAAGCCCGAGGAGACCGCCGAGGCCTTCCGCGACGGCTGGTTCCACTCCGGCGACCTCGCCGTCCGCGACGCCCACGGCTACTTCACGATCGTCGACCGGGTGAAGGACGTCATCAACTCCGGCGGCGTCCTGGTCGCCTCGCGCCAGGTCGAGGACGCGCTGTACACGCACGAGGCCGTCGCCGAGGTCGCGGTGATCGGCCTGCCCGACGAGAAGTGGATCGAGGCGGTCACGGCGGTCGTCGTGCGGCGCGAGGGGGCGGGCGAGGTCCAGGAGGACGAACTCATCGCCCACGCCCGGGAGAAGCTCGCCTCCTTCAAGGCCCCGAAGCGGGTGGTCTTCGTGGACGCGCTGCCGCGCAACGCCAGCGGGAAGATCCTGAAGCGTGAGCTGCGGGACCGGTTCGGCGGCCTACTTCGGCCGTAG
- a CDS encoding NAD(P)/FAD-dependent oxidoreductase encodes MRAHEGHHTYDAVIVGGGHNGLVAAAYLARAGRSVLVLERLDHTGGAAVSTRPFTGVDARLSRYSYLVSLLPQKIVRDLGLDFRVQGRTISSYTPAERDGRPTGLLVGGGEARTREAFARLTGGEREYTAWERFYGMTGRVAQRIFPTLTEPLPTRDELRRRVDDEEAWRTLFEEPIGVAVEERFADDLVRGVVLTDALIGTFADAHDPSLKQNRCFLYHVIGGGTGAWDVPVGGMGALTDALAAAARDAGAVLATGHEALRIATDGRTAEVTYRTADGEGVATARHVLVNASPQALAALTDDQPPAPAEGAQLKVNMLLKRLPRLRDGSVDPREAFAGTFHIAEGYDQLAAAHAQAAAGDLPAAPPSEIYCHSLTDPSILGPDLVAQGYQTLTLFGLHTPARLFARDNDAVREELLKSTLAQLDAHLAEPLADCLALDADGRPCIEARTPLDLEHDLGLPGGNIFHRDLSWPYAQEGAGRWGVETRHPNVLLCGAGAVRGGGVSGVPGHNAAMAVLEASAS; translated from the coding sequence GTCCGTGCTGGTGCTGGAGCGGCTGGACCACACCGGGGGCGCCGCCGTCTCCACCCGCCCCTTCACCGGCGTCGACGCCCGGCTGTCGCGCTACTCGTACCTGGTCAGCCTGCTCCCGCAGAAGATCGTGCGGGATCTGGGGCTCGACTTCCGCGTCCAGGGCCGCACCATCTCCTCGTACACCCCCGCGGAGCGCGACGGGCGGCCGACCGGACTGCTCGTGGGCGGCGGCGAGGCGCGCACCCGGGAGGCGTTCGCCCGGCTGACGGGCGGCGAGCGCGAGTACACGGCCTGGGAGCGGTTCTACGGCATGACGGGCCGCGTCGCCCAGCGGATCTTCCCGACGCTCACCGAGCCCCTGCCCACCCGGGACGAGCTGCGCCGGAGGGTCGACGACGAGGAGGCCTGGCGCACCCTCTTCGAGGAGCCGATCGGCGTGGCCGTCGAGGAGCGCTTCGCGGACGACCTGGTCCGGGGCGTGGTCCTCACCGACGCCCTCATCGGCACCTTCGCCGACGCCCACGACCCCTCCCTCAAGCAGAACCGCTGCTTCCTCTACCACGTCATCGGCGGCGGCACCGGCGCCTGGGACGTGCCCGTCGGCGGCATGGGCGCCCTGACCGACGCGCTGGCCGCCGCGGCCCGGGACGCGGGCGCCGTCCTCGCCACCGGGCACGAGGCCCTGCGCATCGCCACCGACGGCCGTACCGCCGAGGTCACGTACCGCACCGCCGACGGCGAGGGCGTCGCCACGGCCCGCCACGTCCTGGTCAACGCCTCCCCGCAAGCGCTCGCCGCCCTCACCGACGACCAGCCGCCCGCCCCCGCCGAGGGCGCCCAGCTCAAGGTGAACATGCTGCTCAAGCGGCTGCCCCGGCTCCGGGACGGCTCCGTCGACCCGCGCGAGGCGTTCGCCGGAACCTTCCACATCGCCGAGGGCTACGACCAGCTCGCCGCCGCCCACGCCCAGGCCGCCGCCGGTGACCTCCCCGCCGCCCCGCCCTCCGAGATCTACTGCCACTCCCTGACCGACCCGAGCATCCTCGGCCCCGACCTGGTCGCACAGGGCTACCAGACGCTGACCCTGTTCGGCCTGCACACTCCCGCCCGGCTCTTCGCACGGGACAACGACGCCGTCCGCGAGGAACTGCTGAAGTCGACCCTCGCCCAGCTCGACGCGCACCTCGCCGAACCCCTCGCCGACTGCCTGGCCCTCGACGCCGACGGCCGCCCCTGCATCGAGGCGCGGACCCCGCTGGACCTGGAGCACGACCTCGGCCTGCCCGGCGGAAACATCTTCCACCGCGACCTGTCCTGGCCCTACGCCCAGGAGGGCGCCGGCCGTTGGGGCGTGGAGACCCGACACCCCAACGTCCTGCTGTGCGGCGCGGGCGCGGTGCGCGGGGGAGGGGTCAGCGGGGTGCCGGGACACAACGCGGCGATGGCGGTGCTGGAGGCGTCGGCCTCCTAG
- a CDS encoding nitronate monooxygenase family protein codes for MQTELSNQLGVEHAVFGFTPFPAVAAAISRAGGFGVLGAVRYTAPDDLKRDLDWIEAHVDGRPYGLDVVMPAKKVEAPENQTLTEADVEAMIPEGHRQFVRDTLAKYGVPELAEGEASGWRITGWMEQVARSQLDVAFDYPIRLLANALGSPPADVVARAHDQGVLVAALAGSARHARKHQEGGIDIVVAQGYEAGGHTGEIASMVLTPEVVDAVDPLPVLAAGGIGSGRQIAAALALGAQGVWLGSLWLTTAEADLHSAALIRKLLAAGSGDTVRSRALTGKPARQLRTEWTDAWDDRDGPGTLPMPLQGLLVAEAVSRIQKYEVDPLLGTPVGQIVGRMNDVRSVQAVFDDLTRGFEQAVDRVNRIAGRSGQ; via the coding sequence ATGCAGACGGAGCTGAGCAATCAACTGGGAGTCGAGCACGCCGTCTTCGGCTTCACGCCGTTCCCCGCCGTCGCCGCGGCCATCAGCCGGGCCGGCGGCTTCGGCGTGCTCGGCGCGGTCCGCTACACCGCCCCCGACGACCTCAAACGCGACCTCGACTGGATCGAGGCGCACGTCGACGGACGGCCGTACGGGCTCGACGTCGTGATGCCCGCGAAGAAGGTGGAAGCCCCGGAGAATCAGACACTGACGGAGGCCGACGTCGAGGCGATGATCCCCGAGGGGCACCGGCAGTTCGTGCGGGACACCCTCGCCAAGTACGGGGTCCCGGAGCTGGCCGAGGGCGAGGCGTCCGGCTGGCGCATCACCGGCTGGATGGAGCAGGTCGCCCGCAGCCAGCTCGACGTGGCCTTCGACTACCCGATCCGGCTGCTCGCCAACGCCCTCGGCTCCCCGCCCGCCGACGTCGTCGCCCGCGCCCACGACCAGGGCGTGCTCGTCGCCGCGCTGGCCGGCAGCGCCCGGCACGCCCGCAAGCACCAGGAGGGGGGCATCGACATCGTCGTGGCGCAGGGCTACGAGGCCGGCGGGCACACCGGCGAGATCGCCTCCATGGTGCTCACGCCCGAGGTCGTCGACGCCGTGGACCCGCTGCCCGTGCTGGCCGCCGGCGGCATCGGCAGCGGACGGCAGATCGCCGCCGCCCTCGCGCTCGGCGCCCAGGGCGTCTGGCTCGGCTCGCTCTGGCTGACCACCGCCGAGGCCGATCTGCACTCGGCGGCCCTGATCCGCAAGCTCCTCGCGGCCGGTTCCGGCGACACCGTCCGCTCCCGCGCCCTCACCGGGAAACCCGCTCGCCAGCTCCGTACCGAATGGACCGACGCCTGGGACGACCGGGACGGGCCCGGCACGCTTCCCATGCCCCTGCAGGGCCTGCTCGTCGCCGAGGCCGTCTCCCGCATCCAGAAGTACGAGGTCGACCCCCTGCTCGGCACGCCCGTCGGCCAGATCGTCGGCCGGATGAACGACGTCCGCAGCGTCCAGGCCGTCTTCGACGACCTCACCCGGGGTTTCGAACAGGCCGTGGACCGCGTCAACCGCATCGCCGGAAGGAGCGGCCAGTGA